The sequence GCGGACGGCACGGGACAGAACCATCGTCTCGATATCGCGCCCGGTCCGTACCAAGGCATCGACAGAGAAGGTATGGTCTACACGTTCAACAGCTTGTTCGATAATCGGTCCTTCATCCAGATCACCGGTTACGTAATGCGCTGTTGCCCCGATCAGCTTGACCCCTTTGCTGTGCGCCTGCTGGTAGGGCTTGGCACCCTTGAAGCTGGGGAGGAAAGAGTGGTGGATGTTGATGGCGCGTCCCGACAAGGTACGGCAGGCTTCTTCGGACAAAATCTGCATGTAACGCGCCAGCACAAGCAGGTCGGATTTCGTTTCCGCAAACAGCTCCAGCATGCGGGCTTCCTGATCTGCCTTAGTTTCCTTTGTTACCGGCAGATAGTGGAAGGGAATGCCGTGCCATTCCACCAGATCGCGGAAATCAACGTGGTTGGACACCACCCCGGTGATGTCGATCGCCAGCTGCCCCGTACGCCAGCTGTGCAACAGGTCATTGAGGCAGTGCCCAAAGCGGGATACTGCAATCATGACCTTGGGGCGGTCGCCGGAACTATTAATGCTCCACTCCATCCCGAACCGACTGCCGATCAGGTCAAAGCCTGCCTTCAACCGATCTAGGGCTGGAAAACTTTTGCCACCGGCGCGGAAAGACGTGCGCATGAAAAAGAAGCCTGTATCCGGATCGCCGTAGTGGGCGCTGTCGGTAATGAAGGCTTCGTTTTCGGCCAGAAAACCGGACACGGCAGCAACAATTCCGACCGCATCCGGGCATTTGATGGTCAGCACATAAAGCGGTTCGGTGACGACAGCGGCAACGTTCATTCGGGCCGGCTTCCTGTTTTGCGGGATCTCGGGATGCGGGGCAATCTTTCGCGGCGGGCCAGCCATGGTGGGGGTGGAGGGACTCGAACCCACACTCTTTGCAGAACACGATTTTGAGTCGCGCGCGTCTACCAATTCCGCCACACCCCCGTGCGTGGCCCGCCAATGCGAAGGCGAAACTCTATAGAGGCTTTTCTGGGCTCCGCCAAGGAAAAAATGGCGTTATCCTGATTGTATGCTGAAAATTATGGTGTCGGGGCTGGTCATTTTGTCGCCAGAGGTGCACTCTGCGTTGGTGTTTGCCATGTGTGCGGAAGTTCCATGCCTTTATCTGCAATATCCTGTCGCCTATTCTTTTCCTGTATCTTGGGGGCTGCGGTCCTTGCTCTTGCCGGTGCCCTGACGGCCGAGCATGTCTTCGGCTTGGAGCCGTGTATCCTGTGTCTGTACGAGCGGGTTCCGTGGGTTCTGGCTGGTTTGCTATCTGCGTGTTGGCTTGTTTTTCCCTTTGCCCGACGCAGCCCCATGCCGGGGGTTCTTCTTGTCACAGCGGTCTTTGCCGCCGGTGCTTCCTTGGCCGGCTATCATGTTGGGGTTGAGCAGGGATGGTGGGCTTTTCAGGGGTGTACCGGTGAGCTTCCCGGCCCCTTGGGACTGGCTGATCTGATGGAGGGGCTGGACCGTCCGGTGCGCCCGGCCTGCAATGTGGTGCAGTGGACCCTGTTCGGGTTGTCCTTTGCCAGCTACAATGCCTTGGCCTCCCTGTTCATGACGGGGCTGGGTGTGTTTGTGTTTCTGTCGGGCGTGTTCCCGGTTTCCCGGCAGCAGGGGGAATAAGCCATGACCAAAAGCCTTGTTCGTGAATCGTCTTCTGCGGTCCGGAATGTGCTGCCTGCCGGGCGGACAGCAGACGGGCATATCCCCGGTGATTTGACCCGCGAGCAGCTTCTGGACCGTTTTGTGCGGGTCAACCATGCCGGGGAATATGGTGCCGTCCGGATCTATACCGGACAGCTTGCCGTTCTCTCGAAAGGAAGGCATGCGCAAACCCTGCGTCATATGCTGGACCAGGAAGTCGAGCATTGCACCTACTTCGAGAGACAGGTTGCCGCACGGCATGTGCGCCCGACTGCTCTGCAGCCGTTGTGGCATGTCGCCGGCTGGATGCTGGGGGCGGGAACCGCCCTGTTGGGTGAAAAAGCAGCGATGGCCTGCACAGTGGCTGTCGAGGAAGCGATCGACGAGCATTATCAGAACCAGATTGACCAGCTGGGTGATGACGAAAAGCCATTGCGTGACACGATTGCCCGCTTCCGCGAGGAAGAGCTGGAGCACCGCGACATCGGGTATGAGAACGGCGCGGAGCAGGCACCGGCCTATACCCTTCTGCATGGGGCGGTCAAGGCCGGAACCCGGCTCGCAATCTGGCTGTCCGAGCGTATCTGAGAACAGCCTTCATCCCGGGGCCGTGCGCTCAGGCAACGCCGGCCCCGGGATTGGTCTTTCCGGTCAGGATGATGCGGCTTTGGCTTCGCTGTCCTGCGGTTCCCGGCAGAAAACCAGGCGATGGAACAGGCTGTCCGGCATGGCGTGGATGATGCGCGCCAGAACCGCAATCACGCCGACGGCCATGATGATGCGGGCAACGATGATGCCGCTCCAATGTCCGCCCATGGCTAAGACGAGCAGGCTGTCCTCGATCAGATTGTGGCACAGCGACATGAAGCACACGGAGATAACCACATCCCGTGCCTTCAGGGCACCGCTGCGGGCCCGGTCGATAATCAGCCCGCCGCCATAGGTCAGGCCCAATAGCACACCGACCATGGTCAGGGGGGCTGCATCACGGCTCATGCCCATAACGCGCAGAAGGGGGCCCATGATCCGGGTCAGCCAGGCGGTGATCCCGGTACGGTCCATGATGCGCAGGACCAGCACAAGCCCGGCAATAACCGGCAGAATGACGGCCAGCGATTTCAGGCTTTCGATCAGCCATACCAGACGGGTTTGTGTCTGTGATGCGCCTTCTGTTGCCAACAGAACCGTGCCCGGTTCCTGCAGGATATCCAGGTGTCCGTAAAAGGCCTGCAGAAGCGCTCCCTGTCCAACAGCAAAGGCCATGCGCAGAAGAACGGTCAGCCCGATGCCGACGCCGGCACGGCGGGCAACCCTCAGTTCGATCGGGAAGCTGTGCGCGGCCAGCATCATGCCACCCAGAACAGTCAGGTCGGCGGCACTCAGGGAGAGTTCGGGCAGCAGGCCCAGCAAGACAGCCACGCCGCCGTAAATACCCACCAGGCAGGTGGTGGCCCAGACCATGCCGGTTTCCGGGGGCAGGCCGACCAGGCCGGTCAGGGGTTCAAAGGCTGCGGCCAAGAGTGGAACCGCATCAAGTTCGACGGCAATGCGCACCAGCACCATCACCGGGACCATGATTTTCAGCAGTGACCAGTACAGGCGCAGGGTGTCGTGGCCAATAGCCTTTGCAAAGGAAGCAGGAGAGGACATGTACAATCCGGTTTCAGAGAAAGGGCATGCCTGATGTTTATCAGGCAGCCGTGTGGAGAGAGTGTTTTGAAAAAGAGGTGTGACAGTATGGTCACGTCTTTTCACGGGCTACGGCACGCCAGCCGATATCCCGCCGGCAGAATCCATCCGGCCAGTCCAGGGTATCGACAGCGGTGTAGGCGCGTTTCTGTGCCTCGGTGACCGTTCTGCCAAGGGCGGTGATTCCAAGGACCCGCCCCCCGGTCGCAAGAATACGCCCGTTTTCTTCACGGGTTCCGGCGTGGCAGACAAAGACACCTTCGCAGCGGGACGCGGCATCAAGCCCACGGATTTCGGTATTGCGGGCATAGGTGCCGGGATAGCCGCGCGCTGCCATCACTACCACCAGGGCTGCCTGATCTTTCCAGTGCAGGCGGATATCGGCCAGTCGTCCTTCGGCTGCGGCCAGCAGGACTTCCAGGATGTCACTGTCCAGGCGCTCCATCAGAACCTGACACTCGGGGTCGCCGAAGCGCACATTGTATTCCAGAACCTTGGGGCCATCAGCGGTCAGCATGATCCCGCAGAAGAGGACACCGCGATAGGGGCGCCCCAGCTTCTTCATGTGGGCCACAGTGGGCAGGATGGCTTTCTGCATCAGTTCGTCACGCAGGGCATCGGTAAAAGCCGGGGCTGGACAATAGGCCCCCATTCCACCGGTATTGGGGCCTGTATCCCCGTCTCCGACCGCCTTGTGATCCTGTGCGGCAGCCAGAGGAATCGCTGTTTCGCCGTCACTGATGGCAAAGAAGCTGAGTTCCTCGCCTTCCAGAAACTGTTCAATAATAACTTCTGAACCGGCATCTCCGAAAATGCGTCGGTCCATGATGTCCGTGACAGCTTGCAGGGCCTCTTCGGTGTTTTGGCACAGGATTACGCCCTTGCCGGCGGCCAGTCCGTCGGTCTTGATGACAATCGGAGCACCTTTTTCGGTCACAAAGGCCCGGGCAGCATGGCTGTCGGTGAATCGCTGGTACCAGGCCGTCGGGACACCGGCATCACGCAGGACATCCTTCATGAACCCCTTGGAGCCTTCCAGCGCTGCGGCCGCAGCCGATGGGCCGAAGACCTTGATGCCAGCTTCTTGCAGACGGTCGGCAAGGCCGAGAACCAGCGGTGCTTCCGGGCCGATAACCACCAGGTCCACGGTATTGGCCTTGGCCCACGCGGTCAGGTCGTCCACCGCCTCTGCTGCAACAGGTACCACGGTTGCAAGGCTGGCAATGCCGGCATTGCCGGGGGCGCAAAACAGGGCGGAACAGCGTGGAGACTGCTTCAGGGCCCGGCACAGCGCATGCTCCCGCCCGCCTGAGCCAACAACCAGAACTTTCATGGTGTTCTCTTTCGACCAAAGATGTTTACCGGCAACGGCTGTTGTTCTAGCATCCTGTTTTCGTCCCGTCACCTTCTGTGCTGAAGACAAGAAACGGCCATCGCCCACGTTATGACAGCGACTGAAACCACCGGCCAGGCAGATCCGGTTCACAATCTGCCCGAACGCACTGTTTCCGAAGTATCCACCGACCTGAAACGAATGGTGGAGGATCGTTTTGCCCGTGTCCGGGTGCGTGGTGAAATCAGTCAGCCCAAGCTGGCCGGGTCAGGCCATTGTTATCTGCGTCTGAAGGATGACAATGCTGTTCTGGACGGCGTGATCTGGAAGGGCACGTACCCGAAGCTGGGAACAAAGCCGCAGGATGGTCTGGAGGTTATTGTCACCGGGCGCCTGACAACGTGGCCCGGGCGCTCGTCCTATCAGATTGTGATTGAATCCCTTGAGCTGGCCGGGGAAGGGGCCCTGCTCAAGCTGCTGGAGGAGCGTCGCCGTCGCCTGGCGGCCGAAGGCCTGTTTGATCCTGCAACCAAGAAGGCGCTGCCGTTCCTGCCCCGGGTGATCGGTGTGGTCACCAGCCCGACGGGGGCCGTTATCCGCGATATCCTGCACCGCTTGTCCGACCGCTTCCCGGTTCATGTTCTGGTCTGGCCGGTTCTTGTGCAGGGAGAGGGCGCTGCGGCCCAGATTGCCGCAGCGGTCCGGGGCTTCAACGCGCTGGGTTCCGACAGCCCTATTGTTCGTCCCGATCTGGTGATCGTGGCTCGGGGTGGCGGATCTTTGGAAGACCTGATGGCCTTCAACGAGGAAGAGGTCGTGCGGGCTGTTGCCGCCTCGGATATTCCCGTTATTTCCGCCGTCGGGCACGAGACGGATACGACCCTGTGCGACTTTGCGGCTGACCGGCGGGCTCCCACCCCGACCGGAGCTGCGGAAATTGCCGTGCCAGTGCGTCTGGACCTGTGTGTGCAGGTGGCCGATGTAGCCCGCCGTTTGACAGCAGCAACACGGCGGAGCTTTGCGGAGCAGGGGACCCGGTTGCAGGGCTTGGCTCGTGGCCTGCCACCCCTTGACCGTCTGGTGCAGGGCCATGTGCAGCGTCTGGAAGACCGGGCGGAGCGTCTTGGAACGGCTGTTGGCAGTTTTCTGGAACGGAACCGGTCCAGCTTTCTGGCTCTGGCGGCAGCCTTGCGCCATCCGCGTGACCGGGTGGCAATGGCCTTTGCCCGTCTGGACACGGCTGGATCTGCTCTGTCCGGTGCCTTTCGGCTGTCTCTGGGAGGTGCTTCCACCCGACTGGGATCTTCTGCAGTGCGTTTGGCAGCCGTATCACCAGTGCGTGGTCTTGCGCAGGGGCGTGATCGTGTAACCGGCCTAGAGCAGCGCTTGGTGGCCGCAATGCACCGTTTGCAGCAAGATGAGGGGCAGCGGTTGCTTAATGCGGCGGAGCGTCTTGAGGCGGCTTCGTGGCAGCGTGCCTTGCAGCGTGGTTATGCTGTGGTTCGGGACTCGAATGGTCTGCTGGTTGACCGCAGGGCTTCCGTGCGCGTCGGGGATGTCCTGTCCATCCAGCTTGCGGATGGAGACCTGCCTGTTGTGGCCCGTGGCCCCGGGGGGCGGGTTTCACGTAGGACTCGGCAGGATTCCGACCCCCGGCAGGATTCGCTGTTCTGACACCCGGTTTTTAGCTGTGTTCGCACAGTCATATTCCCCGTCCGGGGCTTGACGGTCTATAGCGGCGGGGATTGTCTTGTCCATCAGGCCTGCCCCCTGACGTTCCGGGGCTGGGATCAGGGAGCCCGTTATGGCGTTTGTTGAATGGTCTGTTTATGCGGTTCGTCTGAAGCGGTGTGCTGAGCGTATGAGCCGGGCGCGAACCGTAGACGAACTGCGGGTTTGTGTTGCCGAGAATACCCAACTCTGGGCCCAGCTGGACGAGCTTCTGAGCGAGCGCCTAGAGGCCCGGTGCGCGGATTGTCGTACCCTGCACAACCGGGCTCGTTATGTAGCCGAGACATCCGCCGTGATCCCGACCCTGTCAGATTCGCACATCGAGGCTTTTATTGCCATCAACCGTCAGAGCGCCGAAATCCTGCCAATGCTGGATTTGTCGGCCGATATCAACCCGGTACGGAACTGACGGCGCGCTTCTCCTCTTCCTGACGTTCAAGAACGGAGTCCAAGGCCCTGCCCAGACAGGCCAGATCTTGGGGGCGGGAGAGTCGATGGTCGCCGGACTTGATCAGAATACATTCCACACTGGCTGAGCGCAGATGATCTGCCAGCCGTACGGATGTGTCCCACGGCACGGTATCATCCTGCTGCCCGTGCAAAAGACAGACGGGGCCATCAAAGGGCAAGGGGGTTCGCAGGACAAGGTTCTGCCTGCCATCCTCAAAGAAGGCTTTTGTGAAAACATAGGGTTGTTCTGAATAAGGGCACGGGATTTCCGTGCGTCCCCGTGTTTCCACATCCTGACGCTGGGCCTGGCTCAGGGCTGGCCATGTCAGGTCTTCGCTAAAGTCGGGTGCGGCGGCAATCCCCACCAGTCCGGCCACACGCTGTGGACGGGCTCGGGCCGCCAGAAGCATAAGCCACCCACCCATGGATGATCCGACTAGGATCTGTGGCCCCTCTGTCAGGGTATCCAGAATGGCCAAGGTGTCTTCGACCCATGCGCCAATTGTGCCTTCGTCGAAGCGTCCGGACGAGGCGCCGTGACCCATCTGGTCGAAGCGAACAAAGGCTCGCCCTTGCATCCGGCAGCGTTGCTCCATATACAAGGCTTTGTCACCCTCCATGTCCGACATCAGGCCGTGCAGGAATACAACGCCGGTCGTGGCGTTCGGGTTTGTTTGTGCCAGGCTCCGGAATGCAAGGAAACGTCCGCCGGGGCGTGGCATGTTTTGTGGTTTTGCAGATGCAGGGTACCCGGTTGTGGTATTCATCAGGAATGGTCTTTCGAAATGAAAACAGAGTCTGTGGGTTGGCCAGAGTGACGCACCTTAACACTGATTCTGCAGGCGAGCAGCCTGCCCCGGTGATTTTGCAGGTTCTACCCCGTCTGGTGACAGGTGGGGTGGAGCGTGGCACGGTCGAAGTGGCAGCCGCGTTGCAGGCCGCAGGCTGGAAGGCGGTTGTCGCCAGTGAGGGTGGCCCGATGGTGCGTGAGCTGGACCGGGTTGGTGCCCTGCACGTGACCTTGCCGATGGCCAGCAAGAATCCTTGTCGCCTGCGCGCCAATACCGATGCCTTGCGGTCCCTGATCCGCGAGCATGGTGTTTCTCTAGTTCATGTCCGTTCCCGGGCACCGGGCTGGGCGGCTTTGCGGGCGGCGCGGAGTGAGGGTGTGCCCTTGGTCACGACCTTCCACGGTACCTATAATCTTGGTCTTTTGGGGATCAAGCGTCCCTATAACAAGGTGATGGTGATGGGGGACCGGGTTATTGCTATTTCCCGTTTTATCCGTGGTCATATCCTAGACCATTACCTGCCCGATGATGGCCCGGTCCGGGTTATCCACCGTGGTGTGGACATCAGCCGCTTTGATCCGGACCGGGTCAGCGCGGAACGCATGATCCAGCTCAGCCGCAAGTGGCGCTTGTCTGATGGGGAGCCGGTGATCATGTTGCCCGGGCGCCTGACCCGCTGGAAGGGGCAATTGCTGTTGATTGATGCCCTGTCGCGTCTGAAGGATCGCCGTTTCCGCTGTATCCTTGTTGGATCGGACCAAGGGCGGACATCGTTCCGGCGCAAGCTGGAGCGTGCGGTGATCCGTGCCGGCCTTGAAGACCGCGTGCTTCTGGCCGGGGAGTGCAATGACATGCCCGCTGCCTACATGGTCAGTGATGTCGTCGTCAGTGCCTCTACGGATCCGGAGGCCTTTGGCCGGGTATGCGCTGAAGGTCAGGCCATGGGGCGCCCCGTTGTGGCTCCTGATCACGGGGCTGCGCCTGAAATTGTCGAGCCGGGTCGCACCGGTTGGCTGTTTGCACCCGGACACGCCGACAGTCTGGCCGCCGCCTTGGCCGAGTGTCTGGATCTGGATGCCGCGCAACGTTTGGAACTGTCTGCCCGTGCCATTGCACATGTGCGGGAGCAGTTTACAACCGACGCCATGTGCCGACAGACCTTGGATGTGTACCGGGAGCTTCTGGGGCGGTGAGTGCTGGTTTGCAGCGTATTCTGGTGATCAGGCTCTCGGCGCTGGGCGATTTTGTCCAAGCTTTTGGTCCGTTCGCCGCCATTCGGGCAGCCCACCCCCGGGCACACATAACCCTGCTGACAACGGCACCTTATGTTGCTCTGGCAGAAGCATCGCCTTGGTTTGACGCGGTGTGGACAGACAGACGTCCCCGCATCTGGCAGGTGCCATCCTTGCTGGCGTTGCGATCCTGTTTGCGCGGTGGGCAGTTCGACCGGGTTTATGACCTGCAGACATCCGGGCGTTCATCGTCCTACCGATGGCTGATTGGTGATCATGTGGAGTGGAATGGTATTGCCCGTGGCTGCAGCCATCCGCATGACAATCCGCAACGGGACCTGATGCATACGGTTGAACGCCAAGCCGAGCAGCTGCGTGTCGCCGGTATTGAGACTATTCCGTCTCCGGATTTCTCCTGGCTGGAGAGGGGCACCCTGTCGTGTGGTTCCCTGCCCGATGGTCCCTTTGCCCTTCTTGTACCCGGCGGAGCCCCGCACCGTCCTGACAAGCGCTGGCCCGCAGACCATTATGCCGCACTGGCCCGTGTTTTGCTTCAATCCGGACAGACACCGGTTGTCATCGGGACTGCGGCTGAGCAGTCTGAAGCGGATGCCATTATGTCCTGGTGTCCCGGTGCCCTGTCGCTGGTTGGCAGGACGTCTATCATCGATCTGGCCGTTCTGGCTCGTCGGGCAACGCTGGCGGTCGGGAATGACACCGGCCCGATGCATCTTCTGGCCGGTGTCGGGTGTCGGTCGGTCGTATTGTATTCATCCGCTTCCGATCCGCGCCTGTGTGGGCAACGTGGTCCAGATGTAACCATTCTACAGTCTGCTGATCTGGTGGCCATGCCGGTTGCCCGTGTGTGTGAGGCCCTGGGTCTGCCCGGACTCGACAGTGCCGGGTAAAATGCGCTATTCCGGGGCTTGGTTTTTTCTTCGGATGGGACTCTCCTGCGTGTCGTGTATTGTCGTTTGCCCCGGTGCTTCCGGTTTTGCCGCTGCCCTGTTTCACGGCAGGGACGGGATCCGAACTAGTGGCACGGGGCCCGCAGTGACCCCTGTGGTCTGATCCTGCCGTTCCCCGTTTTGTTGTGTTGCTGATTCCGGATCGTGCCGATCCGTGTTCTGGCTGATGTTTTCCCTGTTCCGGCCCGATATCCTGTTTTCCGTACCGTGGTGTGACGGGCTGCGACGCTGAAGAGATATAGAGACAAATCATGGTTGCGATTACCCTGCCTGACGGCAATGTCCGTGCGTTTGATCATCCAGTCACCGGTATGGATCTTGCCCATTCCATCAGCCCCGGTCTGGCAAAAGCCGCCTTGGCGGTTCTGGTGGATGGCGAGATGCGGGACCTGAACCGTGTGATCGAATCCGATGCAACCGTATCCATTCTGACGGCCCGTGATGATGCCGCGCTGGAGCTGTTGCGTCACGATGCCGCACACGTGATGGCCCAGGCGGTTCAGGAATTGTATCCGGGGACCCAGGTGACAATTGGTCCATCTATCGAGAATGGCTTTTATTACGATTTTGCCCGTGACGAACCCTTCTCCACCGATGACTTAGAGGCCATCGAGGCCCGTATGCGGGAAATCGTGGACCGCAATCTGGATATTGTGCGCGAGGTCTGGGACCGGAACGAGGCAATTGCTCACTTTGAGTCCATCGGCGAGGTCTACAAGGCTGAAATTATTCGTGACTTGCCGGGAAGCGAGACGATAACGGTGTATCGCCAGGGCGACTGGAAAGACCTGTGCCGTGGACCGCATTTGCCGTCCACCGGTCGTCTGGGGAAGGCCTTCCGTTTGATGAAGGTGGCCGGTGCCTATTGGCGTGGGGATTCCCGCAATGCCATGCTGCAGCGCATTTACGGGACTGCCTGGGCTACCTCGCGTCAGCTGGATGATCACCTGCACATGCTGGAGGAAGCCGAAAAGCGTGACCACCGCCGGCTGGGCAAGGAGCTGGACCTGTTCCATTTCCAGTCTGAAGCGCACGGTGCGGTGTTCTGGCATCCCAAGGGGTGGTCCATTTACCGGACCCTGCAAACCTATATGCGCAACCGCCTGGAAGCATCCGGCTATGTGGAAGTGAATACACCCCAGCTTGTGGACAGTGTGTTGTGGGAACAATCCGGTCACTGGGGCAAATACCGCGAGCATATGTTTGTGACCGGGTCTGAGGACAAGACCTTGGCCATCAAGCCAATGAACTGTCCATGCCACATCCAGATTTTCCGGCAGGGGATCAAGTCTTATCGTGATCTGCCCCTGCGTATGGCTGAGTTTGGCAGTTGCCATCGCAATGAACCTTCCGGGTCCCTGCACGGGTTGATGCGGGTGCGGGCCTTTACCCAGGATGACGCCCACATTTTCTGTACAGACGAGCAAATCGAAAGCGAGACCCGCGCGTTCTGTGATCTTTTGCAGTCTGTGTATGCTGACTTTGGTTTTACTGAGATCAAGGTCAAGTTTTCGGACCGTCCCGAGAATCGGGCTGGATCCGATGATGTCTGGGACCGGGCGGAAGATGCCCTGCGCCGGGCTACAGCTGCGGCTGGGCTGGAAGCGCTGCCAAACCCGGGCGAGGGGGCTTTCTATGGCCCGAAGCTGGAATTTGTTCTGAGGGATGCCATCGGGCGTGACTGGCAGTGCGGCACCTTGCAGGTTGACTATGTTCTTCCCGAGCGTCTGGATGCCAGCTATGTTGCCGAGGATGGCAGCCGGCAGCGTCCGGTTATGCTGCATCGTGCGGTTCTCGGGTCTTTTGAACGCTTTGTTGGCATTTTGATCGAGAATTTTGCAGGACGTTTTCCCGCATGGTTGGCACCTGTCCAGGTTGTTGTTGCAACAATCACATCCGATGGCAATGCTTGGGCTTCCGAAGTTTTGGCTGCTCTGAAAGAGCGGGGAATCAGGGCTGACTTGGACGTGCGTAACGAAAAGATCAACTTCAAGGTCCGCGAGCATTCACACGCCAAAGTTCCATGGATACTGGTTGTTGGGCGCCGAGAGGCCGAAGAGCGAACGGTTGCACTGCGTTGTTTGGGTGGTCAGGCGCAAGAAGTACTTGCGCTGGAAGCTGCCCTGGTTAAGATTGCAGGGGAAGCGCGGATGCCGGGCTAGTTGTTCGCCCCGCCGCTTTAATGAACCGGACCCCGGTTCACGACCGGAAAGGAGCCACCCGCGTACATCCGACTGACTATACAGGAAGGATAAGACAGGGGGCTCCACCGAATTGGTCAGGGGTCCTTGTTGTTTCTGTATGTCATGGAGAGGGTTACATAGCCAGGTCACCGATGCAGACGCCGCCGTCCAAAGATGGACCGCGCGTCAATGATATGATCACCGCCCAGATGATCCGCCTGATCGACCAAGATGGCGAGCAGGTCGGTGTGGTGCATATCCGCGAAGCCCAGGAAATGGCTGACGAAGCTGGTCTTGACCTTGTCGAGATCTCGCCGAATGCAGAGCCGCCAGTGTGCAAGATTCTCGACTATGGCAAGTTCAAGTACGAGAATCAGAAGCGCAAGGCCGAGCAGCGCAAGAAGGCCAAGATCATCGAGGTCAAAGAAATCAAGATGCGCCCCAATATCGATGATAACGACTACAACGTGAAAATGCGCGCGTTGAAGCGGTTCATCGAGGAAGGTGACAAGGTCAAGGTAACCTTGCGCTTTCGTGGGCGTGAGCTGGCGCACCAGAATATCGGCATGGACGTGCTGAACCGGGTGCGTGAGGAGACTGTGGAATTTGTCAAGGTCGAGCAGTTTCCGAAGATGGAGGGGCGGCAGATGACCATGCTGCTGGCTCCCAAATAATCCCGGGCTCTGGTTTCCTTTGCATCAGGTGACCAGGACAGTCTAAAAGGCGGGCCGCTTTGTCAGGTGGCTCCGCCTTTTTTATTATAATAACCCTGCCTTTATGTTTCTGCTGGCTGTAGCTTCTGGGCGGTCTGCCTGTTGATCTGTTCGAACTCCAGAATAGACTGCAGACCATCCCTGTATGTGGGAAAAGCCAAGGTGATGCCGAGTTCTTCCTTGATCCGTGTATTGTCCACCCTCCGGCAGGCATTATAAAAACCGGCGCTCATCGGGCTGAGCTGTGCCTTTTCCCACGGGGTTTCGGGGGGTGGTGTCACGCCCAGCAGTGTGCAGGCCCACGTTACAACATCGGCATAAGGCGCGGGTTCGTCGTCGGCAACATTATAAATCCGTCCCGGATTTGGTCGCAGTGCAGAGGCTCTCAGAAC comes from Haematospirillum jordaniae and encodes:
- a CDS encoding glycosyltransferase family 9 protein; the encoded protein is MSAGLQRILVIRLSALGDFVQAFGPFAAIRAAHPRAHITLLTTAPYVALAEASPWFDAVWTDRRPRIWQVPSLLALRSCLRGGQFDRVYDLQTSGRSSSYRWLIGDHVEWNGIARGCSHPHDNPQRDLMHTVERQAEQLRVAGIETIPSPDFSWLERGTLSCGSLPDGPFALLVPGGAPHRPDKRWPADHYAALARVLLQSGQTPVVIGTAAEQSEADAIMSWCPGALSLVGRTSIIDLAVLARRATLAVGNDTGPMHLLAGVGCRSVVLYSSASDPRLCGQRGPDVTILQSADLVAMPVARVCEALGLPGLDSAG
- the thrS gene encoding threonine--tRNA ligase → MVAITLPDGNVRAFDHPVTGMDLAHSISPGLAKAALAVLVDGEMRDLNRVIESDATVSILTARDDAALELLRHDAAHVMAQAVQELYPGTQVTIGPSIENGFYYDFARDEPFSTDDLEAIEARMREIVDRNLDIVREVWDRNEAIAHFESIGEVYKAEIIRDLPGSETITVYRQGDWKDLCRGPHLPSTGRLGKAFRLMKVAGAYWRGDSRNAMLQRIYGTAWATSRQLDDHLHMLEEAEKRDHRRLGKELDLFHFQSEAHGAVFWHPKGWSIYRTLQTYMRNRLEASGYVEVNTPQLVDSVLWEQSGHWGKYREHMFVTGSEDKTLAIKPMNCPCHIQIFRQGIKSYRDLPLRMAEFGSCHRNEPSGSLHGLMRVRAFTQDDAHIFCTDEQIESETRAFCDLLQSVYADFGFTEIKVKFSDRPENRAGSDDVWDRAEDALRRATAAAGLEALPNPGEGAFYGPKLEFVLRDAIGRDWQCGTLQVDYVLPERLDASYVAEDGSRQRPVMLHRAVLGSFERFVGILIENFAGRFPAWLAPVQVVVATITSDGNAWASEVLAALKERGIRADLDVRNEKINFKVREHSHAKVPWILVVGRREAEERTVALRCLGGQAQEVLALEAALVKIAGEARMPG
- the infC gene encoding translation initiation factor IF-3 is translated as MQTPPSKDGPRVNDMITAQMIRLIDQDGEQVGVVHIREAQEMADEAGLDLVEISPNAEPPVCKILDYGKFKYENQKRKAEQRKKAKIIEVKEIKMRPNIDDNDYNVKMRALKRFIEEGDKVKVTLRFRGRELAHQNIGMDVLNRVREETVEFVKVEQFPKMEGRQMTMLLAPK